One stretch of Myxococcales bacterium DNA includes these proteins:
- a CDS encoding F0F1 ATP synthase subunit alpha — protein MQIKAEEIREVIAKQIADYGKEVDTAETGIVLSVGDGIARLHGLENAMANELLEFPGGVMGMTLNLEEDNVGAVILGSDLEIKEGMTVKRTGKIVQVPVGKAMLGRVVNALGIPIDGKGPIQTDDYRKLEIKAPGIVYRQPVHQPLQTGIKAIDSMIPIGRGQRELIIGDRQTGKTAIAMDTIINQKNTDVHCIYVATGQKMSTVAQVVNRLEKYGAMEYTTIVVASASDPAPMQFISPYTGCTLGEYFRDNGMHAVIFYDDLSKQAAAYRQLSLLLRRPPGREAFPGDIFYLHSRLLERAAKMSDAMGGGSLTALPIIETQAGDISAYIPTNVISITDGQIFLETDLFYSGIRPAVNAGLSVSRVGGNAQIKAMKQVAGSLRMDLAQYREMAAFAQFGSDLDKATLAQLARGERMMEILKQPQYTPLPVEKQVVLIFAGVRGLLDDIPLDQLQRYEQELYRYFEERHSELYAKIREEKTISKDTEEVLRKVIREFTDLFKASTN, from the coding sequence ATGCAAATTAAAGCGGAAGAAATCAGGGAAGTAATCGCGAAGCAGATTGCCGATTACGGCAAAGAGGTCGACACCGCCGAGACCGGCATCGTTCTATCGGTCGGCGACGGCATCGCCCGTCTGCACGGACTCGAAAACGCGATGGCCAACGAGTTGCTCGAATTTCCGGGCGGGGTCATGGGCATGACCCTCAACCTGGAAGAGGACAACGTCGGCGCCGTCATCCTCGGGTCGGACCTCGAAATCAAGGAAGGCATGACGGTCAAGCGGACCGGCAAGATCGTGCAAGTGCCGGTCGGCAAGGCGATGCTCGGCCGCGTGGTCAACGCGCTGGGCATCCCGATCGACGGCAAGGGCCCGATCCAGACCGACGACTACCGGAAGCTCGAGATCAAGGCCCCCGGCATCGTCTACCGGCAACCGGTGCATCAACCGTTGCAAACGGGCATCAAGGCCATCGACTCGATGATCCCCATCGGTCGCGGCCAGCGCGAGTTGATCATCGGCGACCGCCAGACCGGCAAGACGGCGATCGCGATGGACACGATCATCAACCAGAAGAACACCGACGTGCACTGCATCTACGTCGCCACGGGCCAGAAAATGTCCACCGTCGCCCAGGTGGTCAACCGGCTCGAAAAATACGGCGCGATGGAATACACGACGATCGTCGTGGCCTCCGCGTCCGACCCGGCCCCGATGCAGTTCATCAGCCCGTACACCGGCTGCACGCTGGGCGAGTATTTCCGCGACAACGGCATGCACGCGGTCATCTTCTACGACGACCTCTCCAAGCAGGCCGCCGCGTACCGCCAGCTCTCGTTGCTGCTCCGCCGGCCGCCGGGCCGCGAAGCGTTCCCCGGCGACATCTTCTATCTGCACTCGCGGTTGCTCGAGCGCGCCGCGAAGATGAGCGACGCAATGGGCGGCGGCAGCCTCACCGCGCTGCCGATCATCGAAACCCAGGCGGGCGACATCTCGGCCTACATTCCGACCAACGTCATCTCCATCACCGACGGCCAGATCTTCCTCGAAACCGACCTGTTCTACTCGGGCATCCGGCCCGCCGTGAACGCCGGTCTGTCGGTTTCCCGCGTCGGCGGCAACGCGCAGATCAAAGCCATGAAGCAAGTCGCCGGTTCGCTCCGCATGGACCTGGCGCAATACCGCGAAATGGCGGCCTTCGCCCAGTTCGGCTCCGACCTGGACAAGGCGACGCTGGCCCAGTTGGCCCGCGGCGAACGCATGATGGAAATCCTGAAGCAGCCCCAGTACACCCCGCTGCCGGTCGAAAAGCAGGTCGTGCTGATCTTCGCCGGCGTCCGCGGTCTGCTGGACGACATTCCCCTGGATCAGCTCCAGCGCTACGAGCAGGAACTGTACCGGTACTTCGAGGAACGGCATTCCGAGCTGTACGCCAAGATTCGCGAGGAAAAGACCATCTCGAAGGACACCGAGGAAGTGCTGCGCAAGGTCATTCGGGAGTTCACCGACTTGTTCAAGGCCTCCACGAACTAG
- the atpG gene encoding ATP synthase F1 subunit gamma, whose protein sequence is MATLKSIKTRITSVKNTHKITKAMKMVAAAKLRGSEERLRAGRPYAERLDEVIGNLYRRTETEGFPLLEGKKEVKKIELLVITSDRGLCGSFNSNILRYAWQTRRKLVAEGKEVSISVIGRKAADFFRYRDVAARQKYLNILGDHNYGLAIRIGDEMVEAFQNDTVDEVRLVYNEFVSAIAQRIVDRPLVPVILQSLERPAGMEAIVDYRFEPQREAVLAELLPMQIHYQLFKAFLESYAAEMGARMSAMDAATTNAEEMIGKLTLQYNRARQAAITNELMEIINGANAIS, encoded by the coding sequence ATGGCGACGCTGAAAAGCATTAAAACACGCATCACCAGCGTGAAGAACACGCACAAGATCACCAAGGCCATGAAAATGGTCGCGGCGGCCAAGTTGCGCGGTTCCGAGGAACGGCTGCGCGCCGGCCGGCCCTACGCCGAACGGCTCGACGAGGTCATCGGCAACCTGTACCGCCGCACCGAAACCGAAGGCTTCCCCTTGCTGGAAGGCAAAAAGGAAGTCAAGAAAATCGAATTGCTGGTGATCACCTCCGACCGCGGGTTGTGCGGCAGTTTCAACAGCAACATCCTGCGCTACGCGTGGCAGACGCGGCGCAAGCTCGTCGCGGAAGGCAAGGAAGTCAGCATCAGCGTGATCGGCCGCAAGGCGGCGGATTTCTTCCGTTACCGCGACGTCGCGGCGCGACAGAAGTACCTCAACATCCTGGGTGATCACAACTACGGCCTGGCGATCCGCATCGGCGACGAGATGGTCGAGGCCTTCCAGAACGACACGGTCGACGAAGTCCGCCTGGTCTACAACGAATTCGTGTCGGCGATCGCGCAACGGATCGTCGACCGGCCGCTGGTGCCGGTCATTCTGCAGAGCCTGGAGCGCCCGGCGGGCATGGAGGCGATCGTCGATTACCGGTTCGAGCCGCAGCGCGAGGCGGTGCTGGCCGAACTGCTGCCGATGCAGATCCACTACCAGCTCTTCAAGGCGTTTCTGGAAAGCTACGCGGCGGAAATGGGCGCGCGGATGAGCGCGATGGACGCGGCGACGACCAACGCGGAAGAGATGATCGGCAAGCTGACGCTGCAGTACAACCGGGCGCGGCAGGCCGCGATCACCAATGAATTGATGGAAATTATCAACGGGGCGAATGCCATATCCTAA
- the atpD gene encoding F0F1 ATP synthase subunit beta produces the protein MSDRQPTGKITQVIGAVVDVRFDDYLPPIYSALRVTNPSINDKDWNLVLEIAQHLGEHTVRTIAMDTTDGLMRGQPVLDTGGPILVPVGPATLGRIINVIGEPVDEAGPVVTDKYYPIHRHAPTYLDQDVETSALETGIKVVDLLAPYSRGGKIGLFGGAGVGKTVLIMELIHNIAMHHGGYSVFGGVGERTREGNDLWLEMKQSGVIAKTALVYGQMNEPPGARARVGLTALTAAEYFRDEEGQDVLLFIDNIFRFTQAGSEVSALLGRIPSAVGYQPTLATDLGELQERITSTKKGSITSVQAIYVPADDLTDPAPATTFAHLDATTVLSRQIAELGIYPAVDPLDSTSRILDPRIVGDEHYKVAREVQRILQKYKDLQDIIAILGMDELSEEDRLTVSRARKMQRFLSQPFFVAAEFTGREGKYVKLSDSISGFKKIIAGEMDDIPEQAFYMVGTIDEVFEKAKTL, from the coding sequence ATGAGCGACAGGCAACCAACCGGAAAAATCACGCAGGTCATCGGCGCGGTCGTCGACGTTCGGTTCGACGATTATTTGCCGCCGATCTACAGCGCCCTCCGGGTTACCAATCCGTCGATCAACGACAAGGACTGGAACCTGGTGCTCGAAATCGCGCAGCACTTGGGCGAGCACACCGTCCGCACCATCGCGATGGACACCACCGACGGTTTGATGCGCGGCCAGCCCGTGCTGGACACCGGCGGCCCGATCCTGGTGCCGGTGGGCCCGGCCACCCTGGGCCGCATCATCAACGTCATCGGCGAGCCGGTGGACGAAGCGGGCCCGGTGGTCACCGACAAGTACTACCCGATCCACCGCCACGCGCCGACGTACCTGGACCAGGACGTGGAGACCTCGGCGCTGGAAACGGGCATCAAGGTCGTCGACTTGCTGGCGCCTTATTCCCGCGGCGGCAAGATCGGCTTGTTCGGCGGCGCCGGCGTCGGCAAGACGGTGTTGATCATGGAACTGATCCACAACATCGCCATGCACCACGGCGGCTATTCGGTGTTCGGCGGCGTCGGCGAGCGCACCCGCGAAGGCAACGACCTGTGGCTCGAAATGAAGCAGTCCGGCGTTATCGCCAAGACCGCCCTCGTTTACGGCCAGATGAACGAACCCCCCGGCGCCCGCGCCCGCGTCGGCCTGACCGCGCTGACGGCGGCCGAATACTTCCGCGACGAGGAAGGCCAGGACGTGTTGCTGTTCATCGACAACATCTTCCGTTTCACCCAGGCCGGTTCCGAAGTGTCCGCGTTGCTCGGCCGCATCCCGAGCGCCGTCGGTTACCAACCGACCCTGGCCACGGACTTGGGCGAGTTGCAGGAACGCATCACCTCGACCAAGAAGGGTTCGATCACGTCCGTGCAGGCGATTTACGTGCCCGCCGACGACTTGACCGACCCGGCCCCGGCGACCACCTTCGCCCACTTGGACGCGACCACCGTTCTGTCGCGGCAGATCGCCGAATTGGGCATCTACCCGGCCGTGGATCCGCTGGACTCCACCAGCCGCATCCTCGACCCGCGCATCGTCGGCGACGAGCACTACAAGGTGGCCCGCGAAGTGCAGCGCATCCTGCAAAAGTACAAGGACCTGCAGGACATCATTGCGATTCTCGGCATGGACGAGCTCTCCGAGGAAGACCGGCTGACGGTGTCGCGCGCCCGCAAAATGCAGCGCTTCCTGTCGCAGCCGTTCTTCGTCGCCGCCGAGTTCACCGGCCGCGAAGGGAAATACGTCAAGCTGTCCGACAGCATCTCCGGATTCAAGAAGATCATCGCCGGCGAGATGGACGACATTCCCGAGCAGGCCTTCTACATGGTCGGCACCATCGACGAGGTCTTCGAAAAGGCCAAGACCCTTTAA
- a CDS encoding F0F1 ATP synthase subunit epsilon: MADTITVKLVTPHRLLFDDKATSVVGPGKNGEFGVLPGHDPWFLGLGMGLLVITSPNGDVKRYFLNGGFCQIDDDNVVILAEVCEPSSEIDVERALAAKKRAEERLKSAGKDETLDYVRAEMAMRRALHRLEINDNK; encoded by the coding sequence ATGGCGGATACAATTACGGTCAAACTGGTCACCCCGCACCGCCTGTTGTTCGACGACAAGGCGACCAGCGTGGTCGGTCCGGGTAAAAACGGCGAATTCGGCGTGCTGCCGGGACACGATCCCTGGTTTCTCGGCCTTGGCATGGGACTGTTGGTCATCACCAGCCCGAACGGCGACGTGAAACGCTATTTCCTCAACGGCGGCTTTTGCCAGATCGACGACGACAACGTAGTCATCCTGGCCGAGGTCTGCGAACCGTCGAGCGAGATCGACGTCGAGCGGGCCCTGGCGGCCAAGAAGCGCGCCGAGGAGCGACTGAAGTCGGCCGGCAAGGATGAGACCCTCGACTACGTCCGGGCCGAAATGGCGATGCGCCGGGCCTTGCACCGGCTGGAAATCAACGACAACAAATAA
- a CDS encoding HEAT repeat domain-containing protein yields MRRAICVGILCLSIFLTSCHRENLSAVSASAPVTAPAPDARVAELRTILDRLIAARAASTNEEAEMIYDALGERLAALPRAGIVTALDQAAGDDKRRQKETIEVLSYLADLPDAAERVGRALRDPDPEVRATAAQAVGNHKLTQYASLLNPLMAADPDSFVRICAITSAGAMKEPVNFPVLLSLGDVPGVLPALAGYGQPAARSFFEKIFQDSTRNRTDLVFAAWGLAKLGDRKAHAYLVTMLDDPPSTTHEDGVTIQDPGVSLRAAEALCEVHGWDCNNPPIDIENFVPRVKERIRQLGTAPTP; encoded by the coding sequence ATGCGCCGGGCGATTTGCGTCGGAATTTTGTGTTTGTCGATTTTCCTGACTTCCTGTCATCGTGAGAACCTGTCGGCCGTGTCCGCGTCCGCGCCCGTGACCGCGCCCGCGCCGGACGCTCGAGTCGCCGAATTGCGCACCATTTTGGATCGCCTGATCGCCGCGCGCGCCGCCTCGACCAACGAGGAGGCCGAGATGATTTACGACGCTCTCGGCGAGCGCCTGGCCGCCTTGCCGCGAGCGGGGATCGTCACCGCCCTCGATCAAGCGGCCGGCGACGACAAACGTCGCCAGAAAGAGACCATCGAGGTCCTTTCGTATCTGGCCGATCTGCCCGACGCGGCCGAGCGCGTGGGCCGGGCGCTACGCGACCCGGATCCCGAAGTTCGCGCCACCGCCGCGCAGGCCGTCGGTAACCACAAACTGACGCAATATGCCTCGTTGTTGAACCCGTTGATGGCCGCCGATCCGGATTCCTTTGTGCGAATTTGCGCGATCACCTCCGCCGGCGCGATGAAGGAGCCGGTGAACTTCCCGGTGCTCTTGTCATTGGGCGACGTTCCCGGCGTTTTACCGGCGCTGGCCGGCTATGGCCAGCCCGCTGCGCGGTCGTTTTTCGAAAAGATTTTTCAAGATTCCACGCGTAATCGTACCGATTTGGTTTTCGCCGCCTGGGGTCTGGCGAAGTTGGGCGATCGGAAGGCGCACGCCTATCTGGTAACGATGCTTGACGATCCGCCATCGACGACGCACGAAGACGGCGTGACCATTCAAGACCCCGGCGTTTCCTTGCGCGCCGCCGAGGCTTTGTGCGAGGTGCATGGTTGGGACTGCAACAACCCGCCGATCGACATCGAAAATTTCGTACCTCGGGTCAAAGAGCGAATTCGGCAGCTTGGGACAGCGCCGACTCCGTGA
- a CDS encoding isoaspartyl peptidase/L-asparaginase gives MLRIVCHGGAGQKGPRYDEKNSVVRKAAEVGMILLRAGRPAVEAVEAAISLLEDDPLLNAGTGSYVQLDGMVRMDASIMDQHLNVGSVIGIHDVKNPIQVARKLMELSVHSVLEGDLATEFARSEGFESYDPRTMEKLELWLQLRKRFLRENRLDLIKSLRQQVKTEETLGTVGCVAMDDNGFLAAGTSTGGLMVDLPGRVGDVPLIGCGTYANPHAGVSCTGTGEYIIKVCLAKTVADHVRGGLPAGEACRLAIEEIGQVRGHAGVICIDRAGRIGHAFNTEGLTFCELQYP, from the coding sequence ATGTTGCGCATTGTGTGCCACGGCGGCGCCGGTCAGAAAGGGCCCCGCTACGATGAAAAAAATTCGGTGGTTCGGAAGGCCGCCGAAGTCGGAATGATCCTGCTGCGGGCGGGCCGCCCGGCGGTCGAAGCCGTCGAGGCGGCGATTTCGCTGCTGGAGGACGATCCGCTGCTCAACGCCGGCACGGGCAGCTACGTGCAGCTCGACGGCATGGTCCGGATGGACGCGTCGATCATGGACCAACACCTCAACGTCGGTTCGGTGATCGGCATCCACGACGTGAAAAACCCGATCCAGGTGGCCCGCAAACTGATGGAGCTGTCGGTGCATTCGGTGTTGGAGGGCGACCTCGCCACCGAATTCGCGCGCTCCGAGGGTTTCGAATCCTACGATCCGCGCACCATGGAAAAATTGGAGCTGTGGCTGCAACTGCGCAAACGCTTCCTGCGCGAAAACCGGCTCGATCTGATCAAATCGCTGCGGCAGCAGGTAAAAACCGAGGAAACCCTCGGCACCGTCGGGTGCGTGGCGATGGACGATAACGGCTTTTTAGCGGCCGGCACCAGCACCGGCGGCCTGATGGTCGACCTGCCGGGCCGCGTGGGCGACGTGCCGTTGATCGGCTGCGGCACCTACGCCAATCCGCACGCGGGCGTCAGTTGCACCGGCACGGGCGAGTACATCATCAAGGTCTGCCTGGCCAAGACCGTCGCCGACCACGTGCGCGGCGGCTTGCCGGCCGGCGAAGCCTGCCGGCTGGCGATCGAGGAAATCGGGCAGGTCCGGGGCCACGCGGGCGTCATTTGCATCGATCGGGCGGGCCGCATCGGCCACGCCTTCAACACCGAGGGACTGACCTTCTGCGAACTGCAATATCCATAA
- a CDS encoding LysR family transcriptional regulator, with amino-acid sequence MTEKNFHLRIKIWLEDEKGAIVFGRGRMRLLEMIESTGSLLRAAEEMKMSYRSAWGRLKSTEQLLGHPVIEQLPGQGRRGGSRLTPLGKSLLDKYRRLSAELERAGRQVFDEVSLVED; translated from the coding sequence ATGACCGAAAAGAATTTTCATTTGCGGATCAAGATCTGGCTCGAGGATGAAAAAGGAGCCATCGTCTTCGGCCGCGGGCGGATGCGCCTGCTCGAGATGATCGAAAGCACCGGTTCGCTGCTGCGCGCCGCCGAGGAAATGAAAATGAGTTATCGCAGCGCCTGGGGTCGCCTGAAAAGCACCGAACAACTCCTCGGCCATCCGGTGATCGAACAGCTTCCCGGCCAGGGCCGGCGCGGCGGTTCGCGCCTGACGCCGCTGGGAAAGAGCCTGCTGGACAAATATCGGCGCCTGTCGGCGGAACTGGAGCGCGCCGGCCGCCAGGTTTTCGACGAGGTTTCCCTCGTCGAGGATTGA
- the polA gene encoding DNA polymerase I, translating into MNQPLKQLLLIDGSGYIFRAFFAIRSLTTSTGLPTNAVYGVATMLDKTLRELQPADVAVCFDTKAKTFRHELFPDYKANRPEPPAALVPQFALIHELVRLRGLPMLTLDGWEADDLIGTLARQAAAADFAVTIVSGDKDLMQLVTDRVRIYDPMKDKWFGPAEVRERFGVPPERVIDVLGLAGDSSDNIPGVPGVGEKTAIKLMAEYGDLEAVLAAAGGIKGKLGEKLALFAAQARLSRELATIRTDAPLPVDAEHLTPGEPDIAGLRALYEKLEFHSQLAALPQAATATIDRDRYRTVLTENDLRELVKKLAAAPGFAFDTETNSLSPTAADLVGLSFCCDEAEAFYVPVGHRYLGMPAQLPRERVLEALRPLLTDPAKPKWGQNAKYDLLVLENYGLRVAGLAGDTMIADYLLAPGRGGHSLDALAQRWLGHTTIKFGDVTGSGRQRRTFDEVDLDNATRYAAEDAHVTWLLHERIENELRRDEPVWKLYREMELPLIDVLAAMERAGVAIDVPYFAALAVEMDERIQRVAEKIQAAAGEAFNLNSPAQIGQVLFERLGIKGTKKTKTGYSTDAQVLEKLAEEGHEVPRLLLEYRGLAKLKGTYVDALPKLINPRTGRIHTSFNQTIAATGRLSSSDPNLQNIPIRGEDGRRIRQGFVPAPGKRFLAADYSQIELRLAAHLSGDELMIAAFRAGEDVHTRTAAEIMGVFPALVTPEMRSAAKTVNFGVLYGMSAFRLGRDLGIGTKKAQEFIDHYFARYPKLKGWLEATVREAHEKGGVRTLFGRWRPLPELDSPDANVRAGAERAAINTPVQGAAADLIKLAMLRLHERIRAEKLPLSMILQVHDELVFEVDPEAQDRCREVIRREMENVLSLSVPLVVEINGGDNWREAH; encoded by the coding sequence ATGAATCAACCACTCAAGCAATTGTTGCTGATTGACGGCAGCGGCTACATTTTCCGCGCCTTTTTCGCCATCCGCTCGCTGACGACCTCGACGGGGCTGCCGACCAACGCGGTCTACGGCGTGGCGACGATGCTCGACAAAACCTTGCGCGAGTTGCAGCCCGCGGACGTCGCGGTCTGTTTCGACACCAAGGCCAAAACCTTCCGCCACGAGCTGTTTCCGGATTACAAGGCCAACCGGCCGGAACCGCCCGCCGCCCTGGTGCCGCAATTCGCGCTGATTCACGAACTGGTGCGCCTGCGCGGGCTGCCGATGCTGACCCTCGACGGCTGGGAGGCCGACGATCTGATCGGCACCCTGGCGCGGCAGGCCGCGGCCGCGGATTTCGCGGTGACGATCGTCAGCGGCGACAAGGATCTGATGCAATTGGTGACGGACCGCGTCCGCATCTACGATCCGATGAAGGACAAGTGGTTCGGCCCGGCGGAGGTGCGGGAACGGTTCGGCGTGCCGCCCGAGCGGGTGATCGACGTGCTGGGCCTGGCCGGCGACTCGTCCGACAACATTCCGGGCGTGCCGGGGGTCGGCGAGAAAACCGCGATCAAGCTCATGGCCGAGTACGGCGATCTGGAAGCCGTCCTGGCGGCGGCCGGCGGCATCAAGGGCAAATTGGGCGAAAAGCTCGCCCTGTTCGCCGCGCAGGCGCGCCTGTCCCGCGAATTGGCCACGATCCGCACCGACGCGCCGCTGCCGGTCGACGCCGAGCACCTGACGCCCGGCGAGCCCGATATCGCCGGGCTGCGCGCGCTGTACGAAAAACTGGAATTCCATTCGCAGCTCGCCGCCCTGCCCCAGGCCGCGACCGCGACGATCGACCGCGACCGTTACCGGACGGTGCTTACCGAAAACGACTTGCGCGAACTGGTGAAAAAGCTGGCCGCCGCGCCCGGCTTCGCTTTCGACACCGAAACCAACTCGCTTTCGCCCACGGCCGCCGACCTGGTGGGCCTCAGTTTCTGTTGCGACGAAGCCGAGGCCTTTTACGTGCCCGTCGGCCATCGGTACCTGGGCATGCCGGCGCAACTGCCGCGCGAACGCGTGCTGGAAGCCTTGCGGCCGCTCCTGACCGACCCGGCCAAACCCAAATGGGGGCAGAACGCCAAGTACGACCTGCTCGTGCTGGAAAACTACGGCCTGCGCGTCGCCGGCCTGGCCGGCGACACCATGATCGCCGATTACCTGCTGGCGCCGGGGCGCGGCGGTCATTCGCTCGATGCGCTCGCCCAGCGCTGGCTCGGCCACACCACGATCAAGTTCGGCGACGTGACCGGCTCGGGCCGGCAGCGCCGCACGTTCGACGAGGTGGATCTGGACAACGCCACGCGTTACGCGGCCGAGGACGCCCACGTCACCTGGCTGCTGCACGAGCGGATCGAGAACGAACTGCGCCGGGACGAGCCGGTCTGGAAGCTGTACCGCGAAATGGAGCTGCCGCTGATCGACGTGCTGGCGGCGATGGAACGGGCCGGTGTGGCGATCGACGTACCGTACTTCGCCGCGCTGGCGGTGGAGATGGACGAACGGATTCAGCGGGTGGCGGAAAAAATCCAGGCCGCCGCGGGCGAAGCCTTCAACCTCAACAGCCCGGCCCAGATCGGGCAGGTGCTGTTCGAACGGCTGGGCATCAAGGGCACGAAAAAAACCAAAACCGGCTATTCCACCGACGCCCAGGTGCTGGAAAAACTGGCCGAGGAAGGCCACGAGGTGCCGCGCCTGCTGCTTGAATACCGTGGCCTGGCGAAGCTGAAAGGGACCTACGTCGACGCGCTGCCGAAGCTGATCAATCCCCGCACCGGCCGCATCCACACCAGTTTCAACCAGACCATCGCCGCCACCGGCCGCCTGTCGTCGAGCGATCCGAACCTGCAAAACATCCCGATCCGCGGCGAGGACGGCCGCCGCATCCGCCAGGGCTTCGTGCCGGCGCCCGGCAAGCGGTTTTTGGCCGCCGACTACAGCCAGATCGAATTGCGCCTCGCGGCGCACCTGTCGGGCGACGAGCTGATGATCGCCGCGTTCCGCGCCGGCGAGGACGTGCACACGCGCACCGCCGCCGAGATCATGGGCGTGTTTCCCGCCCTGGTGACGCCGGAAATGCGGTCGGCGGCCAAGACCGTCAACTTCGGCGTGCTGTACGGGATGAGCGCCTTCCGCCTGGGGCGCGACCTTGGCATCGGCACGAAAAAGGCGCAGGAGTTCATCGACCACTACTTCGCCCGCTATCCCAAGCTGAAGGGCTGGCTCGAGGCGACCGTGCGCGAGGCGCACGAAAAAGGCGGCGTCCGCACGCTCTTCGGCCGCTGGCGCCCGCTGCCCGAGCTCGACAGCCCCGACGCGAACGTCCGCGCCGGCGCCGAACGCGCGGCCATCAACACGCCCGTGCAGGGCGCGGCCGCCGACCTGATCAAGCTGGCCATGTTGCGCCTGCACGAACGGATCCGCGCCGAAAAGCTGCCGCTGTCGATGATCCTGCAGGTGCACGACGAACTCGTGTTCGAGGTCGATCCCGAGGCGCAGGACCGGTGCCGGGAAGTGATCCGCCGCGAAATGGAAAACGTGCTGTCGCTGTCGGTGCCGCTCGTGGTCGAAATCAACGGCGGCGACAACTGGCGGGAGGCCCACTAG